In Fluviispira sanaruensis, a genomic segment contains:
- a CDS encoding ricin-type beta-trefoil lectin domain protein, which translates to MKMRQNLLSKIPYFLIIVFFPLIANAFQIKGVGDKCLDVPYGYTFNGNQIQMWDCNGSTSQNWEFINGHIVGVGGKCLDVPYGYTFNGNRIQLWDCLDVQNQKWGLYNGHIVGVGAKCLDVAYGYTFNGIYIQLWDCNNNIQQLWSVVW; encoded by the coding sequence ATGAAAATGAGACAAAATTTATTATCTAAAATTCCATATTTTTTAATCATTGTATTTTTTCCTTTAATAGCAAATGCATTTCAAATAAAAGGTGTAGGTGATAAATGTCTTGATGTTCCATATGGCTATACTTTTAATGGGAACCAGATTCAGATGTGGGATTGCAACGGCAGCACGAGTCAAAATTGGGAATTTATAAATGGCCATATTGTAGGTGTGGGTGGTAAGTGTCTCGACGTTCCTTATGGTTATACTTTTAATGGAAATCGCATTCAACTTTGGGACTGCCTTGATGTTCAGAATCAAAAATGGGGGTTATATAATGGGCATATCGTAGGTGTGGGTGCTAAATGCCTTGATGTGGCCTATGGCTATACTTTTAATGGAATTTATATACAACTCTGGGATTGTAATAATAATATTCAACAGTTATGGAGTGTGGTTTGGTAA